A window from Dehalobacter sp. DCA encodes these proteins:
- a CDS encoding epoxyqueuosine reductase QueH: MAKEKILIHACCATCAGYVLEQLSADFTPVIYYCNPNIHPEEEYVLRSSELQKYAAAQNISFIEDPYDPRQWLAQVKGLENESEKGLRCDRCFALRLQKTAAYASRNNIGIFTTTLTISPHKSSQHILEIGQKIADENCLKFLARNFKKQDGYKKTMEIARSQNFYRQKYCGCVYSVR; encoded by the coding sequence ATGGCCAAAGAAAAGATCTTGATTCATGCCTGCTGCGCCACCTGTGCAGGTTATGTCCTGGAGCAGCTTTCTGCGGATTTCACTCCGGTCATCTACTATTGCAATCCTAACATTCATCCGGAGGAAGAATACGTGCTCCGGAGTAGTGAACTGCAGAAATATGCCGCTGCCCAAAACATATCTTTTATTGAGGATCCTTATGACCCCCGGCAGTGGCTGGCACAAGTGAAAGGTTTGGAGAATGAATCGGAGAAAGGACTCCGCTGTGACCGCTGCTTTGCTCTGAGACTTCAAAAAACGGCCGCGTATGCTTCGAGAAATAATATTGGCATCTTTACAACCACTCTGACCATCAGCCCTCATAAAAGCAGCCAACACATTCTGGAGATAGGTCAAAAGATTGCTGATGAAAACTGCCTCAAATTCCTGGCCAGAAATTTCAAGAAACAGGATGGCTACAAAAAGACGATGGAGATCGCCCGATCCCAAAATTTCTACCGGCAAAAATATTGCGGCTGTGTTTATTCCGTTCGTTGA
- a CDS encoding acyltransferase family protein has translation MTVQGITAEKNDNRIIWLDVMKGIGILSVVWGHAGHPYSFLMFFFHMPLFFFISGYLYRSAGARTPLQYLVRRSKQLLVPYVFYIVLITVFLAVLSALKGQSADISWTALVLGGSKLEGAYGTFWFVTCLFFVQIFFDCVIRKIRPRWLVVLVIAACFVFAFWESRFHQDFFVPWNMDVALFGIVFYALGFLFKQKKWLVNTQLNKIILLLSAVFLVLFLYAYFQDYLRFGLDFKHRQYYFFGTNILVPMAAILLISGLSRMLANWTFCRRVLSSLGQSSMAIMFLHLFVNSVIGGFITISPWRFLIIGILFPWLWFEFASRIPGLRFLALGINPKRPAIGIGISGRSDRSI, from the coding sequence ATGACAGTGCAGGGAATTACCGCGGAAAAAAATGATAACCGGATCATTTGGCTGGATGTGATGAAAGGAATCGGAATACTGAGCGTCGTCTGGGGACATGCTGGTCATCCGTATTCTTTTTTGATGTTCTTCTTTCATATGCCTTTGTTTTTCTTTATCAGCGGCTATCTGTATCGATCTGCCGGGGCTAGGACACCATTGCAATATCTCGTCCGGCGGTCAAAACAGCTTCTGGTCCCTTATGTATTCTATATAGTTCTGATTACGGTATTCCTGGCCGTTTTAAGTGCGCTTAAAGGCCAATCGGCCGATATCAGCTGGACAGCCTTGGTTCTGGGCGGAAGCAAGCTGGAAGGCGCTTACGGAACCTTCTGGTTTGTGACCTGCTTATTCTTTGTCCAGATATTTTTTGACTGTGTCATCCGGAAGATTCGTCCAAGGTGGCTTGTCGTGCTGGTGATCGCAGCATGTTTTGTTTTTGCCTTCTGGGAATCACGCTTTCACCAAGATTTCTTTGTTCCCTGGAATATGGATGTAGCCCTTTTTGGAATCGTTTTCTATGCGCTGGGTTTCCTTTTTAAACAAAAAAAATGGCTGGTAAATACCCAGCTAAACAAAATCATTCTTTTATTATCAGCAGTCTTTCTTGTCCTGTTCTTATACGCCTATTTTCAGGATTACCTGAGGTTTGGTCTGGACTTTAAGCACCGTCAGTATTACTTTTTCGGTACGAACATCCTTGTGCCGATGGCTGCAATCCTGTTGATCTCCGGCCTAAGCAGGATGCTAGCCAATTGGACGTTTTGCAGAAGGGTATTAAGTTCCCTGGGCCAAAGCTCGATGGCGATCATGTTTCTTCATTTGTTTGTGAATTCAGTGATAGGCGGTTTTATTACGATTAGTCCTTGGCGTTTTCTTATTATCGGAATATTATTCCCTTGGCTGTGGTTTGAATTTGCTTCGCGAATACCTGGTCTGCGGTTTCTGGCCTTGGGAATAAATCCTAAAAGACCGGCCATTGGTATTGGAATCTCAGGCAGATCGGATAGAAGCATCTGA
- the tatC gene encoding twin-arginine translocase subunit TatC → MQRRKKRNLEMSLVGHVKELRKVLLISLYAIAIGTVIGYIFSDYVYGFLAEPVTEMAGVSFITTTPMEPIMVKLQISVVTGIIIALPVVLWQIWSFILPGLKKNERKYLYYIVASSFILFIAGAAFAYYLVLPVCLKFLLLAGGGAVDSTPFVTKSSYLKFILTFMGTFGAVFQLPVVLLFLMRTGHLSPKTLAKFRKWAFFAIIILTVVVSPTPDLLTQLLMAGPIYMLYELSIWLGYLITRKKKELQPSEAEEGGGQNQ, encoded by the coding sequence GTGCAACGCAGAAAAAAAAGAAACTTAGAAATGAGCCTTGTGGGACATGTTAAAGAATTAAGAAAAGTACTTCTTATTTCTTTGTATGCGATTGCTATTGGAACGGTTATCGGGTATATTTTCAGCGACTATGTATACGGTTTTCTGGCAGAGCCTGTCACGGAGATGGCCGGAGTAAGCTTTATTACCACAACCCCGATGGAGCCGATTATGGTAAAGCTGCAAATATCGGTAGTAACCGGTATCATTATTGCCCTTCCAGTTGTGTTGTGGCAGATATGGAGCTTTATACTTCCAGGTCTCAAAAAAAATGAACGTAAGTATCTTTACTATATCGTTGCGTCATCGTTTATTCTTTTTATTGCCGGCGCCGCTTTTGCCTACTATCTTGTTTTGCCGGTCTGTTTGAAGTTTCTGTTGCTTGCAGGAGGAGGAGCCGTAGATTCTACGCCTTTTGTGACTAAATCCTCTTATTTGAAATTTATTTTAACGTTTATGGGGACTTTCGGAGCAGTATTCCAACTGCCGGTTGTGCTGCTTTTCCTGATGAGAACCGGACATCTGTCTCCAAAAACGCTTGCCAAATTTCGCAAATGGGCTTTCTTTGCCATTATTATACTTACCGTAGTTGTATCCCCGACACCGGATCTCTTAACTCAGCTGCTGATGGCAGGCCCAATATACATGCTTTATGAACTAAGTATATGGCTGGGCTATCTCATTACGAGAAAGAAAAAAGAACTTCAGCCTTCCGAAGCCGAAGAGGGAGGGGGACAGAACCAATGA
- a CDS encoding D-2-hydroxyacid dehydrogenase — protein MKIVVLDGYTLNPGDISWSGLERLGELTVYDRTAYHAGNEDLIMERIDRAKIVFTNKTPLSRTVLENAPDLKFIGVLATGYNIVDVEAAKERGIVVTNIPAYGTNFVAQMAIALLLEMCCHVWPHSESVRRGEWSGNPDWCYWNYPLIELAGKTMGIIGYGRIGQATGRIAQALGMRILAVDSNPDPSLESPDMKYADMDTLLAKSDAIMLHCPLFENTKGIINKQSIAKMKPGVMIVNNARGPLIVEEDLAEALNSGKVAGAALDVVSTEPIQMDNLLLQAKNCIITPHISWASLEARIRLMDLAVRNLEQFLAGFPENVVS, from the coding sequence ATGAAGATCGTCGTTTTGGATGGATATACGCTTAATCCCGGAGATATATCATGGAGCGGGCTGGAAAGGCTTGGGGAGCTTACCGTCTATGACCGCACCGCCTATCATGCCGGCAATGAAGATTTGATCATGGAAAGGATTGACAGGGCGAAGATTGTCTTTACCAATAAAACACCTTTATCCAGAACAGTGCTGGAAAACGCACCTGATTTAAAATTTATCGGGGTTCTCGCAACAGGCTATAATATTGTCGATGTTGAGGCAGCCAAAGAAAGAGGAATTGTCGTAACGAATATTCCAGCCTACGGGACGAATTTTGTCGCGCAGATGGCAATTGCGCTGCTACTTGAAATGTGCTGCCATGTCTGGCCGCACAGCGAATCGGTTCGGAGAGGAGAATGGTCCGGCAATCCGGACTGGTGTTACTGGAACTACCCGCTCATAGAACTGGCGGGAAAGACCATGGGAATCATCGGTTACGGCAGAATTGGCCAGGCAACTGGAAGAATAGCTCAGGCTTTGGGGATGAGGATCCTGGCTGTTGACAGTAATCCCGATCCGTCCTTGGAAAGCCCTGATATGAAATATGCCGATATGGATACACTACTTGCTAAATCCGACGCAATCATGCTGCACTGCCCGTTGTTTGAAAATACTAAAGGAATCATCAACAAGCAGAGTATTGCTAAAATGAAGCCCGGTGTGATGATCGTGAACAATGCAAGAGGACCTTTAATTGTTGAGGAGGATTTAGCCGAGGCCCTGAACAGCGGAAAGGTTGCCGGAGCCGCGTTGGATGTTGTGTCGACAGAACCGATTCAAATGGATAATCTGCTGCTTCAGGCCAAAAACTGCATTATTACACCGCATATTTCCTGGGCCTCGCTGGAGGCAAGAATCCGGCTGATGGATTTGGCTGTGCGCAATCTGGAACAGTTTCTGGCAGGGTTTCCCGAAAATGTGGTCAGTTGA
- a CDS encoding SDH family Clp fold serine proteinase, whose product MNDQRRKVLLEEIEKIRHSKVIVYFSYTPLDDGILVPLYQELNKIGRTQKIDLFLHSYGGAVDTPYKVVMLIREFCEEFSVIVPFSAKSAASMIVLGADEVVMGPISELGPIDPLVKHPLYKDFWIPVQALRCCFEYIEELIENNSNMEVSEIIVNSVLNKLDPWLIGDYEKALKASRQYAESLLSKYMLKNDKEKVKAVTQNLTNGYFSHGYPIGRAEAKEMGICVTEATGELWELIWELYLVYQSMFSGENACNFSLSTIG is encoded by the coding sequence TTGAATGACCAAAGAAGGAAAGTGTTATTGGAAGAAATAGAAAAGATACGGCATTCCAAAGTTATTGTCTATTTTTCTTATACACCTCTCGACGATGGAATCCTGGTTCCGTTGTATCAAGAATTGAATAAAATTGGAAGAACCCAAAAAATTGACCTCTTCTTGCACAGCTATGGCGGCGCGGTTGATACACCATATAAGGTTGTCATGCTGATCAGGGAATTTTGTGAAGAGTTTTCAGTCATCGTTCCTTTTTCAGCGAAATCAGCAGCTTCAATGATTGTTCTGGGAGCGGATGAAGTTGTGATGGGCCCAATATCCGAGCTGGGACCGATAGATCCACTGGTCAAGCATCCATTGTATAAGGACTTCTGGATACCGGTGCAGGCCCTGCGCTGCTGCTTCGAATATATTGAAGAACTCATCGAAAACAACTCGAATATGGAGGTCTCTGAGATCATCGTCAATTCGGTTTTGAATAAACTTGATCCGTGGCTGATTGGGGATTATGAGAAAGCCTTAAAGGCTTCCAGACAATATGCCGAATCCCTGCTTTCCAAATATATGCTGAAAAATGATAAGGAAAAGGTGAAAGCGGTCACGCAAAACCTTACAAACGGTTATTTTTCGCACGGTTATCCGATAGGCCGGGCCGAAGCCAAAGAGATGGGCATTTGCGTAACTGAGGCTACAGGAGAACTGTGGGAATTAATCTGGGAATTATATCTTGTCTATCAATCCATGTTTTCTGGCGAAAATGCTTGTAATTTTTCTCTTTCTACGATAGGATGA
- the safA gene encoding SafA/ExsA family spore coat assembly protein, which translates to MKKNIVNRNVIIPALGSLFLLCGPGQVFAQSTQYSVQAGDSMWKIAVRYEIGLSELAQANPQIQNLRLIYPGQKVMIPNIDSIKALETEVIRLVNVERSKKGLQQLKQNWEVCRVARYKSQDMIDKGYFAHESPTYGSPFKMMESFGIRFSAAAENIAYGQQTPQEVMNSWMNSAGHRSNILSPSYHEIGVGAAKDSEGNIHWTQMFIKPL; encoded by the coding sequence ATGAAAAAAAATATAGTCAATCGGAATGTTATCATTCCTGCTCTAGGGTCGTTATTTTTGTTGTGTGGCCCTGGACAAGTTTTTGCTCAATCGACCCAGTATAGCGTTCAGGCCGGAGACAGTATGTGGAAAATTGCAGTACGGTATGAAATTGGATTAAGCGAATTAGCCCAGGCCAACCCGCAAATCCAAAATCTGAGACTGATCTACCCCGGACAGAAGGTTATGATCCCGAATATTGACAGCATTAAAGCCCTGGAGACGGAAGTAATCCGGCTTGTCAATGTTGAACGGTCTAAAAAAGGATTGCAGCAACTGAAACAAAATTGGGAAGTATGCAGGGTCGCAAGATACAAATCACAAGATATGATCGACAAAGGATACTTTGCCCACGAGTCTCCGACCTACGGGTCTCCTTTTAAAATGATGGAGTCTTTCGGCATCAGATTTTCAGCTGCGGCGGAGAATATCGCTTATGGTCAGCAAACACCGCAGGAAGTCATGAACAGCTGGATGAATTCTGCCGGCCATCGCAGTAATATCCTAAGCCCGTCCTATCATGAAATAGGTGTTGGAGCTGCAAAGGATAGTGAAGGTAATATTCACTGGACCCAAATGTTTATAAAGCCGCTGTAA
- the cax gene encoding calcium/proton exchanger, whose translation MYLILYIMAVSALGLVQSKPAGTYIRGTAARRDYNILAYSKGTKKVKILRYMLIFVPITFVGEFLHWTPTLMFVLTALAIIPLAALMGEATEEISFYSGAKIGGFLNATFGNATELIISFFALKAGLFEVVKASIAGSVIGNILLVLGASMLLGGIKYKSQRFNQKVIDNSASMLLFAVIGLTIPAIFMHTLDPALLSTRYEGLSVIVAVIMILIYILSLVFSFYTHKDIYSVDHSQESSPKWSIKKAVAVLVGATVLIGLESEFLVSAVEPMSEAIGLSEFFVGIILIPIIGNAAEHSTAIVMAMKNKMDVAVEIAIGSSLQIILFVTPVLIFLSLLFTPMSIVFNEFELVALIFSVLIANRVATDGESNWMEGVQLLAVYLIIAVAFFVL comes from the coding sequence ATGTATCTCATTTTGTATATAATGGCAGTTAGCGCTTTGGGTCTTGTACAATCAAAACCAGCTGGAACTTATATTCGCGGAACTGCAGCCCGGAGGGACTATAATATTCTAGCATATTCGAAAGGAACGAAAAAAGTGAAGATTTTACGTTACATGCTTATATTTGTGCCGATCACTTTTGTAGGTGAATTTTTGCACTGGACACCAACCCTGATGTTTGTCTTGACAGCACTGGCCATTATCCCTTTGGCTGCGCTGATGGGCGAAGCGACAGAGGAAATTTCCTTCTATTCAGGGGCCAAGATAGGTGGGTTTCTGAATGCAACGTTTGGCAATGCGACAGAACTGATTATTTCTTTCTTTGCGTTAAAAGCAGGTCTTTTTGAGGTTGTCAAAGCATCCATTGCCGGATCAGTCATCGGTAATATTTTACTCGTGCTGGGTGCCAGCATGCTCTTGGGCGGAATCAAATACAAGTCCCAGCGTTTTAACCAAAAGGTTATTGACAACAGTGCCAGCATGCTGTTATTTGCGGTTATTGGTTTAACGATTCCAGCTATTTTCATGCATACGCTGGATCCGGCACTCCTGAGTACGCGTTATGAGGGACTCAGTGTCATTGTCGCAGTCATCATGATTCTCATCTACATTTTGAGCTTAGTCTTTTCTTTTTACACGCACAAAGATATTTATTCGGTCGACCACTCCCAGGAAAGCTCTCCAAAGTGGTCCATCAAAAAAGCAGTTGCCGTTTTGGTCGGAGCCACTGTGCTGATCGGGCTGGAGAGCGAGTTCCTGGTCAGTGCTGTTGAGCCAATGTCGGAAGCGATCGGGCTAAGCGAATTTTTCGTCGGTATTATCCTTATTCCGATTATTGGTAATGCTGCTGAACACAGCACGGCGATTGTCATGGCAATGAAAAATAAAATGGATGTCGCTGTTGAGATTGCAATCGGGTCAAGCCTGCAGATCATCTTGTTTGTAACGCCTGTATTGATTTTCCTGAGTTTGCTGTTTACACCGATGAGTATTGTTTTTAATGAATTTGAACTTGTAGCCCTTATCTTTTCGGTTCTGATTGCCAACAGGGTAGCGACAGATGGTGAATCAAACTGGATGGAAGGGGTTCAGCTGCTAGCAGTATATTTGATTATTGCTGTGGCGTTCTTTGTTTTGTAG
- a CDS encoding flavodoxin family protein, which translates to MLVVALNGSPKPNGNTAQSLKIVLQELEKEGIQTELLQLGGKPIFGCKVCGKCAQSTDRSCPGHDDELNPILQRVFEADGILIGSPSYFSNMTPEVKAFIDRCGIVNGANGRLLTRKVGATVVAARRAGTNFVFSSINLFFGITEMITVGSSYWNMTLAHKPGNVQQDEEGIRTFQTLGKNMAWLLKKINQE; encoded by the coding sequence ATGTTGGTTGTTGCACTTAATGGGAGCCCAAAACCCAATGGAAATACGGCTCAAAGTCTTAAAATCGTTCTTCAGGAATTAGAAAAGGAGGGCATTCAGACCGAACTGCTGCAATTAGGGGGAAAACCGATTTTCGGCTGTAAGGTCTGCGGAAAATGCGCTCAAAGCACAGACAGAAGCTGCCCGGGCCATGACGACGAATTGAATCCGATTCTACAAAGAGTCTTTGAAGCTGACGGCATTCTGATCGGTTCCCCAAGCTATTTCAGCAACATGACCCCCGAAGTCAAAGCCTTTATTGACCGCTGCGGCATCGTTAACGGGGCCAATGGCCGTTTATTGACCAGAAAAGTTGGTGCCACCGTTGTGGCTGCCCGGAGAGCTGGTACAAATTTCGTTTTTTCTTCGATCAATCTATTCTTTGGCATCACCGAAATGATCACCGTAGGTTCCAGCTACTGGAATATGACACTTGCCCATAAACCCGGGAATGTGCAGCAGGACGAGGAAGGCATCCGGACATTTCAGACACTTGGCAAAAATATGGCCTGGCTTCTAAAGAAGATCAATCAGGAATAG
- a CDS encoding CBS domain-containing protein encodes MKNIAFFLIPKKDVIFLKKNATMRQALERMEYHGYAAIPLVDSKGHYAGTVTEGDLLWKLKNTPDLAFSNTENIHLDEIEQRTQNTAVSINAQINDLISRAIQQNFVPVIDDQGIFIGIVRRREIIEYCAKLLNENNLRII; translated from the coding sequence ATGAAAAATATTGCATTTTTTCTTATCCCGAAAAAAGATGTTATCTTTCTTAAAAAAAATGCTACGATGCGTCAGGCGCTTGAGCGTATGGAGTACCACGGATATGCAGCAATCCCTCTGGTGGATTCCAAAGGGCATTACGCGGGAACTGTAACAGAGGGCGACCTCCTCTGGAAGCTGAAAAATACCCCTGATCTGGCGTTCAGCAACACGGAAAATATACACCTCGATGAGATTGAACAACGCACCCAGAATACAGCCGTTTCGATCAATGCACAGATCAATGATCTTATTTCCAGGGCGATCCAGCAGAATTTTGTTCCCGTGATTGACGATCAGGGAATTTTTATCGGGATCGTCCGACGCCGCGAAATTATCGAATATTGTGCGAAACTACTAAATGAAAATAATCTTAGAATCATATAA
- a CDS encoding glycerate kinase produces the protein MKIVVAPDSYKGSMNALSAARAIERGIRNVERDIAVKLIPMADGGEGTVEAIIAALGGEIIPARVKGPLGETTDAFFGLLEDRTTAVIELAAAAGLNLIPAKLRNPLLTTSYGVGELIKHALDTGAKKLILGIGGSGTNDGGAGMATALGVRLLDRHGQEIRFGGGHLTEITDIDFSGFDPRLNDMEIMAACDVTNPLCGPQGASAVYGPQKGATPEMAALLDKNLRHYAEIIQKRTGLQVRDIPGAGAAGGVGAALIAFLKADLQPGAQLIMRAADMDKVLTDADLVITGEGLTDYQTLFGKVPLAVAEKAVKHQVPVVCLSGGLTEDAQQLYKHGFSGVFSITEGPVSLADAIRNAEALLERAAERILRLYLAGRSFQHRGSYSKDH, from the coding sequence ATGAAAATTGTTGTTGCACCTGACTCTTATAAAGGCAGTATGAATGCGCTGAGCGCTGCCAGGGCAATCGAAAGAGGCATTCGGAACGTTGAACGGGATATTGCTGTAAAATTGATCCCGATGGCTGATGGCGGCGAAGGTACCGTAGAGGCGATAATTGCGGCTTTGGGTGGTGAGATCATACCTGCCAGAGTGAAAGGGCCTCTGGGTGAAACGACGGATGCTTTTTTTGGTTTGTTAGAAGACCGAACAACAGCTGTGATTGAACTGGCAGCGGCGGCAGGCTTAAATTTAATTCCTGCAAAGCTTAGAAACCCTCTGCTGACGACATCCTATGGTGTTGGAGAGCTAATAAAGCATGCCTTGGACACTGGAGCTAAAAAGTTAATTTTGGGTATCGGCGGGAGCGGCACGAATGACGGAGGAGCCGGAATGGCCACGGCCTTAGGGGTAAGACTCCTGGACCGGCATGGTCAGGAGATTCGTTTTGGAGGCGGCCATCTGACTGAAATAACGGATATAGATTTTTCTGGCTTTGACCCCAGACTGAACGATATGGAAATAATGGCTGCATGTGACGTGACCAATCCGCTATGCGGACCGCAGGGGGCCTCGGCAGTCTATGGCCCGCAAAAAGGAGCAACACCGGAGATGGCTGCCCTATTGGACAAGAATCTCCGGCATTATGCTGAAATCATTCAGAAAAGAACCGGCCTTCAGGTGCGGGATATACCCGGTGCCGGAGCTGCAGGAGGTGTTGGAGCGGCTCTGATTGCTTTTCTGAAGGCGGATCTGCAACCCGGTGCGCAGCTCATAATGAGGGCGGCAGATATGGATAAAGTTCTGACCGATGCGGATTTAGTCATAACAGGTGAGGGTTTGACCGATTACCAGACGCTCTTTGGCAAAGTGCCGCTGGCCGTAGCTGAAAAAGCTGTAAAACATCAAGTCCCAGTCGTCTGTTTGTCCGGCGGGCTGACGGAAGATGCCCAACAGCTTTACAAACATGGTTTTTCCGGTGTATTTAGCATTACGGAAGGGCCTGTTAGCCTGGCAGACGCAATCCGGAATGCGGAAGCGCTGCTGGAGAGGGCTGCTGAAAGGATCCTGCGTCTGTACCTGGCTGGACGATCATTCCAGCATAGAGGGTCATACTCAAAAGATCATTAA
- the tatA gene encoding twin-arginine translocase TatA/TatE family subunit, protein MQPIFGMIAPMTLVIVLVVVLIIFGPGKLPELGKAMGKGIKEFKSATDDLEDSVKGTKDSSEEKKEV, encoded by the coding sequence GTGCAACCTATTTTTGGAATGATTGCTCCCATGACATTAGTCATCGTTTTAGTCGTTGTGTTGATCATTTTTGGCCCGGGGAAACTTCCTGAATTGGGTAAAGCTATGGGCAAAGGCATTAAAGAGTTTAAGTCTGCGACCGATGATCTGGAAGACAGCGTCAAAGGAACCAAGGATTCGTCTGAAGAGAAGAAAGAAGTATAA
- a CDS encoding Sec-independent protein translocase subunit TatA/TatB, translated as MSMTEIALILVIAVVLFGPDDLPVVARTLGKMIFKVRKFTDEVTREFKSTLSAPNGLIENAFKDYPPKDHPSEDKPAQSKKIAEDEELLSYQEIEESSPDKQVNQKDMQAGE; from the coding sequence ATGAGTATGACTGAAATTGCGCTGATATTAGTCATCGCTGTCGTTCTATTTGGTCCGGATGATTTGCCCGTTGTGGCGAGGACTTTGGGCAAAATGATATTTAAAGTACGAAAATTCACCGATGAAGTCACCAGAGAATTTAAGAGTACACTTAGTGCTCCCAACGGTCTAATTGAAAATGCTTTTAAAGACTATCCTCCTAAAGACCATCCTTCTGAAGATAAACCGGCTCAGTCTAAAAAAATAGCGGAAGATGAAGAGCTTCTTTCCTATCAGGAAATTGAGGAATCGTCTCCCGATAAACAAGTGAATCAGAAAGACATGCAAGCGGGTGAATAA
- a CDS encoding PsbP-related protein yields the protein MKRFGFYLITLVLGLGILTAGCANNDQMNGTNQETNQTGQTNGSNEANEDNNLVIYQNTVYGFNFTLPDSWKGYSIVTEQWEGIAVDGPQSGQVIEMGQLIRIRHPLWTSEQSRQDIPIMIFTLDQWTDLLNEKFSVGAAPMPPSELGRNSRYVLALPARYNYAFPEGFEEVEDILANSPLEATENFK from the coding sequence ATGAAACGGTTTGGTTTCTATTTAATAACTTTGGTTTTGGGACTGGGAATTTTGACGGCTGGCTGTGCAAACAACGATCAAATGAATGGTACGAATCAGGAAACAAATCAGACAGGTCAGACAAACGGCTCAAACGAGGCAAACGAAGACAACAATCTGGTGATCTATCAGAACACGGTGTATGGCTTTAATTTTACGTTGCCGGACAGTTGGAAGGGCTACTCAATTGTAACTGAGCAATGGGAAGGTATTGCTGTGGATGGTCCGCAAAGCGGTCAAGTGATTGAAATGGGTCAGCTCATTCGGATTCGTCATCCGCTATGGACTTCGGAGCAGTCTCGTCAGGATATTCCGATTATGATATTTACACTGGACCAATGGACAGACTTACTGAATGAAAAATTCAGTGTTGGTGCGGCACCAATGCCGCCAAGCGAGCTCGGCCGAAATTCCAGATATGTATTGGCGCTTCCTGCGCGTTACAATTATGCTTTCCCCGAAGGATTCGAGGAAGTGGAGGATATTCTCGCAAACAGTCCTTTGGAAGCAACTGAAAACTTTAAGTAG
- a CDS encoding polyprenyl synthetase family protein translates to MKRQKLFREINADLKKVEKELDRFLNVDDPMFSQTCLYLLQAGGKRLRPSFTLLAGKFFDYRFEKLLPVTMALEIIHMATLIHDDVVDASLTRRGRPTLTAGWGNTVSMATGDYLLAKALELIVKIDNPAVSSILADVCIEMCQGEIQQIKTSYDTTQTLKQYLYRIQRKTALLIGLCCKLGAKVSNASPRQIWLMSKYGNYLGLAFQIVDDILDITANPKELGKPVGGDIRQGIITLPMIFALKDSPQKERLKELLGQKTKTDAEVAEAIQLIIQAGGIDKSRKIVEQYIDKAKANLQELPDVPAKDALIELANYMGERSY, encoded by the coding sequence TTGAAACGTCAGAAATTATTTAGAGAAATCAATGCAGATCTGAAAAAAGTAGAAAAGGAACTTGATAGATTTCTTAATGTCGATGATCCTATGTTTTCGCAAACTTGTCTTTACCTTCTACAAGCTGGCGGAAAAAGGCTACGTCCGAGTTTTACGCTTCTTGCCGGAAAATTTTTTGACTACCGGTTTGAGAAGCTTCTTCCTGTTACAATGGCCCTGGAAATTATACATATGGCAACATTGATTCACGACGATGTCGTTGATGCATCCCTTACCCGCCGAGGACGTCCAACCCTGACCGCAGGCTGGGGAAATACCGTATCGATGGCAACAGGGGACTATCTGCTTGCGAAGGCCTTAGAACTGATTGTGAAGATTGATAATCCCGCTGTATCCAGCATCTTGGCTGATGTCTGTATTGAGATGTGTCAGGGTGAAATTCAGCAAATTAAGACTTCCTATGATACAACGCAGACCTTGAAGCAGTATCTCTATCGCATTCAGCGAAAAACAGCGCTGCTGATCGGCTTATGCTGCAAATTAGGCGCCAAAGTATCCAATGCCAGTCCGAGACAGATATGGCTGATGAGCAAGTACGGCAATTACCTCGGTCTTGCGTTTCAAATTGTCGATGATATCCTTGATATAACTGCAAATCCAAAAGAACTGGGAAAACCAGTCGGGGGAGACATCCGCCAGGGGATCATTACCCTGCCGATGATTTTTGCATTGAAGGATTCTCCGCAGAAAGAAAGATTAAAGGAACTTTTGGGTCAGAAGACGAAAACGGATGCTGAAGTAGCCGAGGCAATCCAGCTGATCATCCAGGCAGGCGGAATCGATAAATCAAGAAAAATTGTCGAGCAGTATATAGACAAAGCCAAAGCAAACCTTCAGGAACTTCCCGATGTTCCGGCCAAGGATGCTTTAATCGAGTTGGCTAATTACATGGGTGAGCGAAGTTACTAA